From the genome of Vibrio spartinae:
GCAGAGCCAAAGACATCGGCTCTGCGGCTGTTTTTATCACTATTTTACTGACTGCTTTTATCTGGACGTGGATTTTAGTATGAAAATTAATCGCACTATGACGTTTTACCCGTTCTCATACACCATCATGACGCTGATCCTTTCAGCTTATTTTGCCATATTTCTCAACCTGCCGATTTACTCGGATTTGAAGACCATTTTCAACAAGCTTGAGACGGTTGATACCGGCTTTATCATCTCAATTCCGCTATTTTTCTTCTGCACCTTAAATATTCTCTTTGCGCTGTTTACTTGGCCGAAAATCACCAAGATCTTCTTTTCTATTCTGATCATAACCTCAAGCATCGTCTGTTATGCGAGTTACAATTACGGTGTCATTTTTGACATCGATATGATCCGTAATATCGTCGAAACCAACGCCGGTGAGGCGACCTCATATCTGAGTATGAACTCTGTTTTGTGGGTCATCATTCTGGGGATCATTCCAACCATTTCGCTCTGGTTATCGCCGATCCGTCCAGAACGCAGCGTCCTGCGCTTAGTCGGTAAAAAGCTCCTGACGATCGGCATATCGCTACTGGGGATTATCATCATTGCCATGTTCTACTATCAGGACTACGCCTCCGTCGGCAGAAACAACAGCTATTTGCGGAAACTGATCATTCCAACCTATTACGTACATAGTCTCGACCGTTTTATCCGCGAAAACTATCTGACAGCACCGATGGATTATCAACAGCTCGGTCTGGACGCCTATCAACCCACGCCAACCGCCAGTAATGGTAAACCGACACTCTTTGTTTTTGTGTTAGGAGAAACAGCCAGAAGTCAAAACTATCAGCTCAATGGTTATCCGAGAGAAACCAATCCATATACCAGCAAGTCTGATGTGATCGCTTTTCAACACGTCTCGTCATGCGGAACCGCGACTGCGGTGTCTGTCCCTTGTATGTTCTCGCGGCTGAATAAGTCTGACTACAATGAGCGAGTGGCACTCCATCAGGACAATGTACTGGATATTCTCAACCGGGCTGGTGTCGATGTTCTCTGGCGCGAAAATGACGGCGCAGATAAGCATGTCCCCGCTCGCCTTCGGGAAGAAAACTTATCCCGGAGCAGCAGCAACCCATTGTGTAATGGCACAAGTTGCCTCGACATCAAGCTGCTTGAAGATTTTCAGGACAAAGTCGCCTCGATGAAAGGGAATCGGATCATCGTCCTGCACCTGATAGGCAGTCACGGACCCACATATTATCAGCGCTATCCGAAAGAATTTGCCGCATTCCAACCAGACTGCCCGAGAGCGGATATTGAAAACTGTACTCAGGAACAGTTAATCAACACCTATGATAATACGATCCGCTATACCGATTACGTTGTCGGGCAAACCATCGACCAACTGAAATCACTGGAAGATCGCTACAATACCGCCATGATCTATATGTCCGATCACGGTGAATCGTTAGGTGAAGACGGGGTTTATCTGCACGGCCTGCCTTATAGCATCGCCCCGAAATATCAGACGCATGTCCCACTGCTGCTCTGGATGTCACCAGGATTTAAACAAACCAAATCAGTCAATGAAGCTTGTCTGAAAACGGAGGCGCAACAAGCCCGGATCTCTCACGACTATCTTTTCGATACGTTGTTGGGCGCGCTGGATGTCACCACCCAAGCCTATCGTCCACAGCAAGATGTCTTTGCCAAATGCCGTGCATCCAATCCGGCCATGGCGATAGTGCAGCTATCGAAAAAATCGGCCGCTCCCCCTACGCCGCTCATCTCGACTGACACGCCGTGAGCATA
Proteins encoded in this window:
- a CDS encoding phosphoethanolamine transferase, producing the protein MKINRTMTFYPFSYTIMTLILSAYFAIFLNLPIYSDLKTIFNKLETVDTGFIISIPLFFFCTLNILFALFTWPKITKIFFSILIITSSIVCYASYNYGVIFDIDMIRNIVETNAGEATSYLSMNSVLWVIILGIIPTISLWLSPIRPERSVLRLVGKKLLTIGISLLGIIIIAMFYYQDYASVGRNNSYLRKLIIPTYYVHSLDRFIRENYLTAPMDYQQLGLDAYQPTPTASNGKPTLFVFVLGETARSQNYQLNGYPRETNPYTSKSDVIAFQHVSSCGTATAVSVPCMFSRLNKSDYNERVALHQDNVLDILNRAGVDVLWRENDGADKHVPARLREENLSRSSSNPLCNGTSCLDIKLLEDFQDKVASMKGNRIIVLHLIGSHGPTYYQRYPKEFAAFQPDCPRADIENCTQEQLINTYDNTIRYTDYVVGQTIDQLKSLEDRYNTAMIYMSDHGESLGEDGVYLHGLPYSIAPKYQTHVPLLLWMSPGFKQTKSVNEACLKTEAQQARISHDYLFDTLLGALDVTTQAYRPQQDVFAKCRASNPAMAIVQLSKKSAAPPTPLISTDTP